A part of Bacillus rossius redtenbacheri isolate Brsri chromosome 1, Brsri_v3, whole genome shotgun sequence genomic DNA contains:
- the LOC134538132 gene encoding uncharacterized proline-rich protein-like, translating to MKVYVVLSVLCVLAISSCLGQKDATPPPYPPWPPPGVPMPVPKPAPMPVPRPPPIPPAQMPVPVIPQYPKPPPTWKFRRSLQD from the exons ATGAAGGTGTACGTGGTGTTGTCGGTGCTGTGCGTGCTTGCCATCTCTTCATGCCTGGGCCAGAAAGACGCG ACGCCGCCGCCCTACCCGCCGTGGCCGCCCCCAGGTGTGCCCATGCCGGTGCCCAAGCCGGCGCCCATGCCGGTGCCCAGGCCGCCACCCATCCCACCGGCGCAAATGCCGGTGCCCGTCATCCCCCAATACCCCAAGCCGCCGCCCACCTGGAAGTTCCGCCGCTCGCTCCAAGACTAG